Proteins encoded together in one Musa acuminata AAA Group cultivar baxijiao chromosome BXJ3-6, Cavendish_Baxijiao_AAA, whole genome shotgun sequence window:
- the LOC135640278 gene encoding cell number regulator 5-like yields the protein MKGQGSYVPPPYIPLDQLDTEANSTPVNNGYSSHQSATRDLTQWSSGICACFDDMQSCCVGAVCPCFLFGKNAEFLGSGTLAGSCMTHFILWGLVNSLCCLFTGGLLAAVPGSMVACYACGYRKTLRAKFNLQEAPCGDLTTHLFCHLCAICQEYREIRERSSGSDPSMMSSAVAAPAVQTMELAPHE from the exons ATGAAAGGTCAAGGCAGCTATGTTCCACCTCCATATATTCCACTAGATCAGTTGGATACTGAAGCCAACAGTACTCCTGTGAATAATGGTTACTCTTCTCACCAATCTGCAACGCGTGATCTGACGCAATGGTCTTCTGGAATTTGTGCTTGCTTTGATGATATGCAGAGCT gtTGTGTTGGTGCTGTATGCCCATGCTTCCTGTTTGGGAAAAATGCAGAATTCTTGGGATCTGGAACACTAGCCGGGTCATGCATGACCCATTTTATATTGTGGGGACTTGTCAATAGTCTTTGCTGTCTGTTCACTGGAGGTCTACTTGCGGCAGTGCCTGGATCAATGGTTGCTTGTTATGCATGTGGATACCGCAAGACACTACGGGCAAAGTTTAACCTGCAG GAAGCACCATGTGGTGACTTGACGACTCACTTGTTCTGCCACTTGTGTGCCATTTGTCAAGAGTACcgagaaatccgtgagagatccaGTGGTTCAGATCCTTCCATGATGTCCTCTGCCGTTGCTGCTCCTGCAGTCCAGACTATGGAGTTAGCTCCACATGAATGA
- the LOC135639744 gene encoding seven transmembrane protein 1-like, producing the protein MGFLRSAPPPVCLSSRHCSHWARIYLKYCLCSVKDGMALFLGTISIISWGIAEVPQIITNYRQKSTEGLSIAFLLTWVVGDLFNFIGCLLEPATLPTQYYVALLYTATTLILTGQTIYYGHIYHRFKANCGVPGRRQKYYQEDASERESLLGDAKKTRVVGDRGHDAKEGNLPSSPIPVAGQVFHDSCGKDFYYMSARSLKKSPVPTFGFWSVHSHDDGRAPPIDGNQQSPQSAPSNLDTKNMFSIVPSVAFFFGICVIRSYISNMHTASSPGGMVILVGRKLLQDKVQDDGSSGVGTLLGWAMAAIYMGGRLPQICLNIRRGNVKGLNPLMFIFALTGNATYVGSILVNSLEWSKLRPNLPWLVDAGGCVILDAFILIQFAYFHIRESNKRESEDNPV; encoded by the exons ATGGGTTTTCTTAGATCAGCTCCTCCCCCTGTTTGTTTGTCAAGCCGACATTGCTCGCACTGGGCTCGAATCTACTTGAAGTACTGCCTTTGTAGTGTAAAGGATGGAATGGCTTTATTTCTTGGAACTATCAGTATCATCAGCTGGGGAATTGCAGAGGTTCCTCAAATCATCACAAATTACCGGCAGAAATCTACTGAAGGCCTCTCAATTGCTTTTCTATTGACATGGGTTGTGGG AGACTTATTTAACTTCATTGGCTGTCTACTGGAGCCTGCTACT TTGCCAACGCAGTATTATGTGGCACTG TTATACACAGCAACAACATTGATTCTGACAGGACAAACTATATATTATGGTCACATTTATCACAGATTTAAAGCAAACTGTGGAGTGCCTGGCAGG AGACAAAAATATTATCAGGAAGATGCATCAGAAAGAGAAAGCCTGTTAGGAGATGCAAAGAAAACTAGAGTTGTTGGTGACCGAGGACATGATGCAAAGGAAGGCAATCTACCAAGCTCACCAATTCCTGTTGCTGGACAAGTGTTCCATGATTCCTGTGGGAAAGACTTTTATTACAT GTCAGCACGATCTTTAAAAAAGAGCCCAGTGCCTACTTTTGGTTTTTGGTCAGTACATTCACATGATGATGGAAGGGCACCTCCCATCGATGGAAATCAGCAATCTCCACAGTCTGCACCATCTAATTTGGATACTAAAAATATGTTTTCAATT GTACCGTCAGTTGCATTTTTCTTTGGTATATGTGTTATTCGCTCTTACATCAGTAATATGCACACTGCATCATCACCTGGTGGAATGGTTATACTAGTTGGCCGAAAGTTGTTGCAG GACAAGGTTCAGGATGATGGAAGTAGTGGTGTTGGAACATTACTTGGCTGGGCAATGGCAGCAATCTATATGGGGGGAAGGCTTCCTCAGATATGTTTAAAT ATTAGAAGGGGGAACGTGAAG GGCCTTAACCCACTGATGTTTATATTTGCGCTGACTGGAAATGCAACCTACGTGGGAAG TATCCTTGTAAATAGCTTGGAATGGTCTAAACTCAGGCCCAATCTCCCATGGCTAGTTGATGCTGGTGGATGTGTCATACTGGATGCTTTT ATTCTCATCCAGTTTGCCTATTTTCATATTCGAGAAAGCAACAAGCGTGAATCTGAAGATAATCCAGTTTAG
- the LOC103989639 gene encoding 14 kDa zinc-binding protein isoform X1 has translation MMAPFPNDRRKRLRRGPTWLRHLANRFDKIIKKEIPSTVVYEDDKVLAFRDIAPQAPTHILIIPKVKDGLSGLSKAEERHVEILGYLLYIAKLVAKQEGLGDGFRIVINDGSDAGQSVYHLHVHLLGGRQMNWPPG, from the exons ATGATGGCGCCTTTCCCCAACGACCGAAGGAAGCGCCTTCGTCGTGGCCCCACTTGGCTCCGTCACCTCGCGAACAG ATTTGACAAGATTATAAAGAAGGAGAtcccgtccaccgttgtttatgaGGATGACAAG GTTCTTGCATTCAGAGATATCGCCCCACAAGCTCCCACACATATATTAATCATTCCAAAAGTTAAAGATGGGTTGAGTGGGCTTTCAAAG GCTGAAGAGAGGCATGTAGAGATACTTGGCTACCTGCTATATATTGCCAAACTGGTAGCGAAGCAGGAAGGACTTGGAGACGGATTTAGGATTGTCATCAATGATGGCAGTGATGCTG GTCAATCGGTGTATCATCTACATGTACATCTTCTCGGTGGAAGACAGATGAATTGGCCTCCTGGCTAA
- the LOC103989639 gene encoding 14 kDa zinc-binding protein isoform X2 encodes MADSEKEVTEAPTTIFDKIIKKEIPSTVVYEDDKVLAFRDIAPQAPTHILIIPKVKDGLSGLSKAEERHVEILGYLLYIAKLVAKQEGLGDGFRIVINDGSDAGQSVYHLHVHLLGGRQMNWPPG; translated from the exons ATGGCAGATTCAGAGAAGGAGGTGACGGAAGCACCCACAACAAT ATTTGACAAGATTATAAAGAAGGAGAtcccgtccaccgttgtttatgaGGATGACAAG GTTCTTGCATTCAGAGATATCGCCCCACAAGCTCCCACACATATATTAATCATTCCAAAAGTTAAAGATGGGTTGAGTGGGCTTTCAAAG GCTGAAGAGAGGCATGTAGAGATACTTGGCTACCTGCTATATATTGCCAAACTGGTAGCGAAGCAGGAAGGACTTGGAGACGGATTTAGGATTGTCATCAATGATGGCAGTGATGCTG GTCAATCGGTGTATCATCTACATGTACATCTTCTCGGTGGAAGACAGATGAATTGGCCTCCTGGCTAA
- the LOC103989639 gene encoding 14 kDa zinc-binding protein isoform X3, with protein MISRTIARMTVLITPEQSCHLPVLAFRDIAPQAPTHILIIPKVKDGLSGLSKAEERHVEILGYLLYIAKLVAKQEGLGDGFRIVINDGSDAGQSVYHLHVHLLGGRQMNWPPG; from the exons ATGATTTCCAGAACCATAGCAAGAATGACCGTGTTGATCACGCCAGAGCAGTCCTGTCACTTACCA GTTCTTGCATTCAGAGATATCGCCCCACAAGCTCCCACACATATATTAATCATTCCAAAAGTTAAAGATGGGTTGAGTGGGCTTTCAAAG GCTGAAGAGAGGCATGTAGAGATACTTGGCTACCTGCTATATATTGCCAAACTGGTAGCGAAGCAGGAAGGACTTGGAGACGGATTTAGGATTGTCATCAATGATGGCAGTGATGCTG GTCAATCGGTGTATCATCTACATGTACATCTTCTCGGTGGAAGACAGATGAATTGGCCTCCTGGCTAA